The Sylvia atricapilla isolate bSylAtr1 chromosome 3, bSylAtr1.pri, whole genome shotgun sequence genome has a window encoding:
- the LBH gene encoding protein LBH: MGGAGPDHAPRGYLRRCGGRRGAQTGGGGRGVRGFGLSWAAPRIVPPRPAVPGCPSRHPPARGSLCCDFMSVLCPLPCSDYLRSAEMTEVMMNTPAMDEIGLSPRKDGLSYQIFPDPSDFDRYCKLKDRLPSIVVEPTEGDVESGELRWPPEEFLVQEEDEEEEEENCEDAKKDNKEQ, encoded by the exons ATGGGCGGGGCTGGTCCGGACCACGCCCCCCGGGGCTATTTAAGGCGGTGCGGCGGCCGGCGCGGGGCTCAGACGGGAGGAGGCGGCCGAGGTGTTAGGGGGTTCGGTTTGTCCTGGGCAGCGCCGCGCATCGTCCCACCCCGTCCCGCAGTGCCTGGGTGCCCCTCCCGCCACCCCCCCGCCCGGGGCAGCCTCTGCTGCGACTtcatgtctgtgctgtgtcccctgccctg CTCTGATTATCTGAGATCCGCTGAAATGACTGAAGTGATGATGAACACCCCAGCCATGGATGAGATCGGACTAAGCCCCCGCAAGGATGGGCTGTCGTATCAG ATCTTCCCTGACCCCTCAGACTTTGATCGGTACTGTAAGCTGAAGGACCGCCTGCCCTCCATCGTGGTGGAGCCCACGGAGGGGGACGTGGAGAGCGGGGAGCTGAGATGGCCACCCGAAGAGTTCCTCgtgcaggaggaggatgaggaagaggaggaagaaaactgtGAAGACGCAAAGAAGGACAACAAGGAGCAATAA